The following coding sequences lie in one Haloarcula marina genomic window:
- a CDS encoding acyl-CoA thioesterase — protein MSYERVWTVRFSDTDPFGIAHYPRIVDALHETSDMFMEDIGYPFWEISQDQGFGLPLVEMNFEFASPVEAGDEVTIALTPDVGDRSVRFEYTATCEGTVAFEGYEQRVCAEHGGGGAIDVPDGIRDAMAAYAVE, from the coding sequence ATGAGCTACGAACGCGTCTGGACGGTTCGGTTCTCCGATACCGACCCGTTCGGTATCGCCCACTACCCGCGAATCGTCGACGCCCTCCACGAGACGTCGGACATGTTCATGGAGGACATCGGCTATCCGTTCTGGGAGATATCGCAGGACCAGGGTTTCGGCCTGCCGCTCGTCGAGATGAACTTCGAGTTCGCGTCACCTGTCGAGGCCGGTGACGAGGTGACCATCGCGTTGACTCCCGACGTTGGCGACCGGAGCGTACGATTCGAGTACACCGCGACCTGCGAGGGAACCGTCGCCTTCGAAGGGTACGAACAGCGGGTCTGTGCCGAACACGGCGGCGGCGGTGCCATCGACGTGCCGGACGGGATACGAGATGCGATGGCTGCCTACGCTGTGGAGTGA
- a CDS encoding acetate--CoA ligase family protein, which produces MSEADDPIAAARADGRRTLTEAEGKRLLADAGVETPAFAVCSTADEAVEAAADIGYPVVVKVSSPSVTHKSEWADGAGVVVGVESAEGVRDAADGVFEAAAEQGIDADVLVEAAADVDAGTEVIVGGLRDPSFGPVVLTGLGGVFTEVFEDTSHRIAPIDAAEARSAIEDLQAARLLDGYRGSDPADVDALANVVATAGDLVTEYPIAELDVNPVLASADGAVALDALVVLEADAETEAEGER; this is translated from the coding sequence ATGAGTGAGGCCGACGACCCCATTGCCGCCGCTCGGGCGGACGGGAGACGGACGTTGACCGAAGCGGAGGGGAAGCGACTCCTCGCGGACGCGGGCGTGGAGACACCGGCCTTCGCAGTCTGTTCGACCGCCGACGAGGCCGTCGAGGCGGCCGCGGACATCGGGTATCCGGTCGTCGTGAAGGTGTCGTCGCCGTCGGTCACCCACAAGAGCGAGTGGGCCGACGGGGCGGGTGTCGTCGTCGGCGTCGAGTCGGCCGAGGGCGTGCGTGACGCGGCGGACGGAGTCTTCGAGGCGGCCGCCGAGCAGGGAATCGACGCGGATGTCCTCGTCGAAGCGGCCGCGGACGTCGATGCCGGAACGGAGGTCATCGTCGGCGGGTTGCGCGACCCGTCGTTCGGGCCGGTGGTACTGACGGGACTGGGCGGCGTGTTCACCGAGGTGTTCGAGGACACCAGCCACAGAATCGCACCCATCGACGCCGCCGAGGCGCGGTCGGCTATCGAGGACCTACAGGCCGCACGGTTACTGGACGGGTATCGCGGGAGCGACCCGGCCGACGTAGATGCGCTCGCCAACGTGGTGGCGACCGCTGGCGACCTCGTGACCGAGTACCCCATCGCGGAACTGGACGTCAACCCGGTGCTTGCGTCGGCCGACGGGGCCGTCGCACTGGACGCACTCGTCGTTTTGGAGGCGGACGCCGAGACGGAGGCGGAGGGTGAGCGATGA
- a CDS encoding branched-chain amino acid ABC transporter permease, giving the protein MVAGELVSQSIVNGILLGGIYAVAALGLSLVFGIMDIVNLAHGHMLMVGAYVAILVFAATGITPLIGMFIAMGLLFLLGIVLQKVLLKHVVGEGLEQPIIVLFGLALILQNIGQLVLGGDARTADLGIPGNGIDLGFAFLSLPRTVTFVVAVVLIAGTWAFLQYTRTGQAIRATAQNRTAARYMGIDTDRIYVITLGIGTALAGAAGALLSMLFPINPFVGWSYLLKAFAVVVLGGVGSILGTLVGGVILGVSENLGALYLGGGYRNVVSLLIFLGVLLLKPEGLFGTGGGGE; this is encoded by the coding sequence ATGGTAGCTGGCGAACTCGTCTCACAGTCTATCGTCAACGGGATACTGCTCGGCGGTATCTACGCCGTCGCAGCGCTGGGCCTGTCGCTCGTGTTCGGTATCATGGACATCGTCAACCTCGCGCACGGCCACATGCTGATGGTCGGCGCGTACGTCGCCATCCTCGTGTTCGCGGCGACGGGCATCACCCCGCTGATCGGGATGTTCATCGCGATGGGTTTGTTGTTCCTCCTCGGTATCGTCCTCCAGAAGGTGCTGTTGAAACACGTCGTCGGCGAAGGCCTCGAACAACCTATCATCGTGCTGTTCGGCCTCGCGCTGATACTCCAGAACATCGGCCAACTCGTGCTCGGCGGTGACGCGCGGACGGCCGACCTCGGCATCCCCGGCAACGGCATCGACCTCGGATTCGCCTTCCTCTCCCTGCCGCGGACGGTGACGTTCGTCGTGGCTGTCGTCCTCATCGCCGGGACGTGGGCGTTCCTGCAGTACACCCGGACCGGACAGGCCATCCGCGCGACGGCGCAGAACCGGACCGCGGCCCGGTACATGGGCATCGACACCGACCGCATCTACGTCATCACGCTCGGTATCGGGACGGCGCTCGCGGGTGCGGCCGGGGCACTGCTCTCGATGCTGTTCCCCATCAACCCCTTCGTCGGGTGGTCGTACCTGCTGAAGGCCTTCGCCGTCGTCGTGCTGGGCGGGGTCGGGAGCATCCTCGGAACGCTCGTCGGTGGCGTCATCCTCGGCGTCTCCGAGAACCTCGGTGCGCTGTATCTGGGTGGCGGATACCGCAACGTCGTGAGCCTGCTCATCTTCCTCGGCGTGTTGCTGCTCAAACCCGAGGGGCTGTTCGGTACGGGCGGTGGTGGCGAATGA
- a CDS encoding ABC transporter ATP-binding protein has translation MALLEVDSIDVSYGNVQVLWDVNLSVEKGETVALLGANGAGKTTTLKTICGDLTPTAGEVRFKGENIGEMPFEDVVEKGIAHVPEGREIFTDSSIKENLELGAYVDRSKMDEQLETVYDIFPRLEERADQRAGTLSGGEQQMLAIGRGLMSDPDLLLLDEASLGLAPVLVDDVFEAIERINDDGTTVLLVEQDIYNALRVADRGYVIKTGRVTLSGTAAELAEDERVEESYLGA, from the coding sequence ATGGCACTCCTCGAAGTCGACTCGATAGACGTGTCGTACGGGAACGTCCAGGTGCTGTGGGACGTCAATCTCTCGGTCGAGAAAGGCGAGACGGTCGCGCTGCTCGGTGCGAACGGCGCTGGAAAGACGACCACCCTCAAGACAATCTGTGGCGACCTGACGCCGACCGCTGGTGAGGTCCGGTTCAAAGGCGAGAACATCGGCGAAATGCCCTTCGAAGACGTCGTCGAGAAGGGCATCGCACACGTGCCCGAGGGGCGAGAGATATTCACGGACAGCAGCATCAAGGAGAACCTCGAACTCGGCGCGTACGTCGACCGTAGCAAGATGGACGAACAGCTGGAGACAGTGTACGACATCTTCCCGCGACTGGAGGAACGGGCCGACCAGCGCGCCGGAACGCTCTCGGGCGGCGAACAGCAGATGCTCGCCATCGGTCGCGGCCTGATGAGCGACCCCGACCTGCTCCTCTTGGACGAGGCGAGCCTCGGTCTCGCACCGGTCCTCGTCGACGACGTGTTCGAGGCCATCGAGCGTATCAACGACGACGGGACGACCGTCCTACTGGTCGAACAGGACATCTACAACGCGCTTCGGGTGGCGGACCGCGGCTACGTCATCAAGACGGGCCGTGTCACCCTCTCGGGCACCGCCGCGGAACTCGCAGAAGACGAACGCGTCGAAGAGTCCTATCTCGGCGCCTGA
- a CDS encoding cupin domain-containing protein, producing the protein MAQTEPEDQELEEQLELSTDTRNILEEHNLRPLWEVEDDFGNTIDDLEADIWKWEDIQAAIDGVEDDVPIADLPPGFQRRVAVPINASFGNAISNTIYVGVQTVSPGETAPSHRHGANALRFTIDGSEDMKTVVAGEEFPMKDNDLITTPQWEWHDHVNDSDETAAWLDVLDLPLVLDSLNARNTFENHELERQPVTKTQGYWDSQYGRGRPEDETKDGSIPGPFEGIREATPPYRFGWAEMVESLHQRAENDEADPYDGYSLSYVNPATGSPPLFPTMSFRAQLLQEATDPHFHNATEVYFVVEGEGATHVDDEALEWSERDIFVVPPDATHHHEPDGDEAILLGMTDRPVFEAMNFYAEASPSS; encoded by the coding sequence ATGGCCCAGACAGAGCCAGAGGATCAGGAGTTGGAAGAGCAACTCGAGTTGAGCACAGATACACGGAATATCCTCGAGGAGCACAACCTCCGTCCGCTGTGGGAGGTCGAAGACGACTTCGGGAACACCATCGACGACCTCGAAGCGGACATCTGGAAGTGGGAGGACATCCAGGCCGCTATCGACGGCGTCGAAGACGACGTTCCGATAGCCGACCTGCCGCCGGGCTTCCAGCGCCGCGTGGCCGTCCCCATCAACGCCTCGTTCGGGAACGCCATCTCGAACACGATTTACGTCGGCGTCCAGACCGTCTCGCCGGGCGAGACGGCCCCCTCGCATCGACACGGTGCGAACGCACTTCGGTTCACCATCGACGGGAGCGAGGACATGAAAACCGTGGTCGCGGGCGAGGAGTTCCCGATGAAGGACAACGACCTCATCACCACGCCCCAGTGGGAGTGGCACGACCACGTCAACGACTCCGACGAGACGGCCGCGTGGCTCGACGTGCTGGACCTGCCGCTGGTGCTGGATTCGCTGAATGCCCGCAACACGTTCGAGAACCACGAACTCGAACGCCAACCGGTCACGAAGACACAGGGCTACTGGGACTCCCAGTACGGTCGCGGCCGCCCGGAGGACGAAACGAAAGACGGCAGCATCCCCGGCCCCTTCGAGGGCATCCGCGAGGCCACGCCGCCGTACCGCTTCGGGTGGGCAGAGATGGTCGAGTCGCTCCACCAGCGGGCCGAGAACGACGAGGCGGACCCATACGACGGGTACAGCCTCTCGTACGTCAACCCGGCCACCGGGTCGCCACCGCTGTTCCCGACGATGTCGTTCCGCGCGCAGTTGCTACAGGAGGCGACCGACCCGCACTTCCACAACGCGACGGAAGTCTACTTCGTGGTCGAGGGCGAGGGCGCGACCCACGTCGACGACGAGGCCTTGGAGTGGAGCGAACGCGACATCTTCGTGGTCCCGCCGGATGCGACACACCACCACGAACCAGACGGTGACGAGGCCATCCTGCTGGGGATGACCGACCGGCCGGTGTTCGAGGCGATGAACTTCTACGCCGAGGCCAGCCCTTCGTCGTAA
- a CDS encoding fumarylacetoacetate hydrolase family protein, whose product MRFVRYDDDQLGLLTDDGTGVIALNDRLDLDGEEPLVEYMEGDYDASEYADADPDHDVTDVEIGSPVGRPGKVIAAPLNYENHIEEALSDRDITTDEWFSIKDKGYFLKAPSSVVGPDNGIELPFTDRRTDHEIELAFVMEGDIKDVPAEEAWDHIFGYTILLDISLRGDQDRSNRKSYDTFTVIGPCVTTADEIDDPQDLQMELQLNGERRQYENTGDMVYTCADIVQYASLGATLETGDVITTGTPEGVSELSDGDTIDAEIESIGSMTVDVTERDVSYAEADVQKGGQE is encoded by the coding sequence ATGCGATTCGTCCGCTACGACGACGACCAGTTAGGCCTGCTCACAGACGACGGCACCGGCGTCATCGCGCTGAACGACCGCCTCGACCTCGACGGCGAGGAACCGCTCGTCGAGTACATGGAAGGCGACTACGACGCCAGCGAGTACGCCGACGCCGACCCGGACCACGACGTAACGGACGTCGAAATCGGGTCGCCGGTCGGTCGGCCGGGGAAGGTCATCGCCGCGCCGCTGAACTACGAGAACCACATCGAGGAGGCGCTGTCGGACCGCGATATCACCACTGACGAGTGGTTCTCCATCAAGGACAAAGGCTACTTCCTGAAAGCACCCTCCAGCGTCGTCGGGCCCGACAACGGCATCGAACTGCCCTTCACCGACCGCCGGACGGACCACGAGATAGAACTGGCCTTCGTCATGGAAGGCGACATCAAGGACGTGCCCGCCGAGGAGGCGTGGGACCACATCTTCGGGTACACCATCCTGCTGGACATCTCGCTGCGGGGCGACCAGGACCGCTCGAACCGGAAGTCCTACGACACGTTCACCGTCATCGGGCCGTGCGTGACCACCGCCGACGAAATCGACGACCCGCAGGACCTCCAGATGGAACTGCAACTCAACGGCGAGCGCCGCCAGTACGAGAACACCGGCGACATGGTGTACACCTGCGCCGACATCGTCCAGTACGCCTCTCTCGGGGCCACGCTGGAGACCGGTGACGTCATCACGACGGGGACGCCCGAGGGCGTCAGCGAACTCTCGGACGGCGACACCATCGACGCCGAAATCGAGTCTATCGGCTCGATGACCGTCGACGTCACCGAACGAGACGTGAGCTACGCCGAGGCCGACGTGCAGAAGGGCGGACAGGAGTAA
- a CDS encoding aldehyde dehydrogenase family protein, which translates to MAQDSLSRYSIDADWSSLYIGGEWQASDSGETIAVEDPSTREVVTEVPRGNEADVDAAYEAAAEAQAEWAETPIARREALVQDLLQTMDEHSEEIVELLATEAGQIEGMGETSVHLAEDQIAEAATLPRRMKGEHAASNIPGKENVVQREPQGVVTVISPWNFPLNLSARAVAPAVAAGNTVVLKPATNTPIVGGLLFARLFEEAGFPDGVLNVVTGRGSDIGDAVASHDESDVVAFTGSTEVGRRVAAAAGENLAEAAMELGGNNAHIVTADADLDQAIDAGVFGSFAHQGQVCISINRHLVHEDVYDEYVDRLAERASNLPAGSAHDHVVVGPIIDESQRDEMLDYVDRTVEAGATLETGGETVELDGVEDSLVVEPTVLSDVTNDMAAACNEHFGPIVPVIPFSDVDEAVELANDTEFGLSGSVHAGDVGAGKRIAQRMETGMVHVNDQPINDEAHVPFSGTGASGVGGYNTDDFLDEVTETKWISLQHEPREFPF; encoded by the coding sequence ATGGCACAGGATAGCCTGTCCCGATACAGCATCGATGCCGACTGGAGTTCACTCTACATCGGTGGGGAGTGGCAAGCGAGCGACAGCGGCGAGACCATCGCGGTCGAAGACCCCTCGACACGCGAGGTCGTGACGGAGGTGCCGCGCGGGAACGAGGCCGACGTAGACGCCGCTTACGAGGCCGCCGCCGAAGCACAGGCCGAGTGGGCCGAGACGCCCATCGCCCGGCGCGAGGCACTCGTCCAAGACCTCCTCCAGACGATGGACGAACACAGCGAGGAAATCGTCGAACTGCTGGCGACGGAGGCGGGCCAAATCGAGGGAATGGGCGAAACCTCGGTCCACCTCGCCGAGGACCAAATCGCCGAGGCCGCGACGCTCCCGCGACGGATGAAAGGCGAACACGCCGCCTCGAACATCCCCGGCAAGGAGAACGTCGTCCAGCGCGAACCGCAGGGGGTCGTCACGGTCATCTCCCCGTGGAACTTCCCATTGAACCTCTCGGCGCGGGCCGTCGCCCCCGCCGTCGCCGCCGGAAACACCGTCGTCCTCAAGCCCGCGACGAACACGCCCATCGTCGGTGGCCTCCTGTTCGCGCGTCTGTTCGAAGAGGCTGGCTTCCCGGACGGCGTCCTCAACGTCGTCACCGGCCGTGGCTCGGACATCGGCGACGCCGTCGCCAGCCACGACGAGAGCGACGTGGTCGCGTTCACCGGGTCGACGGAGGTCGGTCGCCGCGTCGCGGCCGCCGCCGGTGAGAACCTCGCCGAAGCGGCGATGGAACTGGGCGGGAACAACGCCCACATCGTCACGGCCGACGCCGACCTCGACCAAGCCATCGACGCGGGCGTATTCGGGTCGTTCGCGCATCAGGGACAGGTGTGTATCTCCATCAACCGCCACCTCGTCCACGAGGACGTCTACGACGAGTACGTGGACCGACTGGCCGAACGGGCCTCGAATCTCCCCGCCGGGAGCGCCCACGACCACGTCGTCGTCGGTCCCATCATCGACGAGTCCCAGCGCGACGAGATGCTGGACTACGTCGACCGGACGGTCGAAGCGGGTGCGACGCTCGAAACCGGCGGTGAGACAGTCGAACTCGACGGCGTCGAAGACTCGCTGGTCGTCGAACCCACGGTGTTGTCGGACGTGACCAACGACATGGCCGCCGCCTGCAACGAACACTTCGGCCCTATCGTCCCGGTCATCCCGTTTTCGGACGTGGACGAAGCGGTCGAACTCGCAAACGACACGGAGTTCGGTCTCTCGGGGTCCGTCCACGCGGGCGACGTGGGCGCGGGCAAGCGCATCGCCCAGCGCATGGAGACGGGGATGGTCCACGTCAACGACCAACCGATAAACGACGAGGCCCACGTCCCGTTCAGCGGCACCGGAGCGTCCGGGGTCGGCGGCTACAACACCGACGATTTCCTCGACGAGGTGACCGAGACGAAGTGGATTTCGCTCCAGCACGAACCGCGCGAGTTCCCGTTCTGA
- a CDS encoding amino acid ABC transporter substrate-binding protein, whose amino-acid sequence MVNDESPVTRRSYLKGTAGAAAMAGLAGCAFGGSGGGGDDTLTIAGTIPETGAFSSLGQDLRRGYELGHARMNEQLDRDVELILQDDESDAQTLRQNLQQMTSNNDVNMIWGSFSSLLVTAGSAFAENQNLPFLGIAFAYEEPHRNDNYEWTYAPFPKSRDVARSTLGTLELIPEGERPSRVGIWEPNSGWGKEQADYWENRLGDAGYDIVLRETFEIGSQDFSTLISQSQSADVEVLLSNPTPGGGITAVNQMQSNNWSPKMLKFVRGADPSAWWSALGNAGAYALMCPGWVPGLTGNGNQRLRETYMSEYETESQYMPVNVGGSYNLTQVALQAVQAAGSTEAEAIQSALRSETFQTVIGEFGFEDNGLPAEGDLTAPTGQWWEGAQRLAYPNTGSQRALEFKYPIPPWSER is encoded by the coding sequence ATGGTCAACGACGAAAGCCCAGTCACACGTCGGTCGTATCTCAAAGGAACTGCCGGTGCTGCTGCGATGGCAGGACTCGCAGGTTGTGCGTTCGGCGGTAGCGGTGGTGGCGGTGACGACACGTTAACGATAGCCGGTACGATTCCCGAAACCGGGGCGTTCTCCTCGCTCGGGCAGGATTTGCGCCGCGGGTACGAACTCGGGCACGCCCGGATGAACGAACAGCTAGACCGCGACGTCGAACTCATCCTGCAGGACGACGAGAGCGACGCCCAGACGCTCCGGCAGAACCTCCAGCAGATGACCAGCAACAACGACGTCAACATGATTTGGGGAAGCTTCTCCAGTCTGCTGGTCACCGCGGGGAGTGCCTTCGCCGAGAATCAGAACCTCCCGTTCCTCGGCATCGCGTTCGCCTACGAGGAGCCACACCGCAACGATAACTACGAGTGGACGTACGCGCCGTTCCCGAAATCGAGGGACGTTGCCCGGTCGACGCTGGGAACCCTCGAACTCATCCCCGAAGGCGAGCGCCCGAGCCGTGTCGGCATCTGGGAGCCAAACTCCGGGTGGGGCAAAGAGCAGGCCGACTACTGGGAGAACCGACTGGGTGACGCTGGGTACGACATCGTCCTGCGCGAGACGTTCGAAATCGGCTCGCAGGACTTCTCGACGCTCATCAGCCAGTCCCAGAGCGCCGACGTCGAGGTGCTGCTGTCGAACCCAACGCCGGGCGGCGGTATCACGGCTGTCAACCAGATGCAGTCCAACAACTGGTCGCCGAAGATGCTCAAGTTCGTCCGCGGGGCGGACCCGTCCGCCTGGTGGTCTGCGCTCGGGAACGCCGGTGCCTACGCCCTCATGTGTCCCGGCTGGGTGCCCGGTCTGACGGGCAACGGCAACCAACGGCTCCGGGAGACCTACATGAGCGAGTACGAGACCGAGAGCCAGTACATGCCGGTCAACGTCGGTGGGTCGTACAACCTGACGCAGGTCGCACTCCAGGCGGTGCAGGCCGCCGGGTCCACCGAGGCCGAGGCCATCCAAAGTGCGCTCCGCAGCGAGACGTTCCAGACGGTCATCGGCGAGTTCGGGTTCGAGGACAACGGCCTCCCCGCGGAGGGCGACCTGACCGCGCCGACGGGGCAGTGGTGGGAGGGTGCACAGCGACTTGCCTACCCGAACACCGGGTCTCAGCGCGCGCTGGAGTTCAAGTACCCCATCCCACCGTGGAGCGAACGGTGA
- a CDS encoding branched-chain amino acid ABC transporter permease, whose product MSFLERHPEESLLSNRRLQAVIGVVLLALLAVPFTTTDALTGLILTGLVFVMLGVSWNLLAGYAGQISLGHAAFFGMGAFVAAWLTTPSAAGFPASIQLPILVAVAVGGVAAALIALVIGPIIFRLSGHYFAIGTLALAAVIELVMLDQRGLTGGSTGYYVQGDLAINEFVGHGDVMFLLTLVATVITVAVTYRIVRGAGGLGMKAIHDDEEAASSLGVNPLKYKMYAFVVSSFFAGLAGGLYGHYTLYINPESTLAVTWTIDSLVIVILGGMGTFAGPLLGAALFLLLDTGLAAIVGSVATSIEGALIILFIIFLPQGLYGLAEDYLITDIGGGGAATSPQSEESRPAADAVPDED is encoded by the coding sequence ATGAGTTTCCTCGAACGGCACCCCGAGGAATCGCTGCTGTCCAACCGCCGTCTCCAGGCAGTCATCGGCGTCGTACTGCTGGCGCTGCTCGCGGTGCCGTTCACGACGACGGACGCGCTGACCGGCCTCATACTCACGGGACTGGTGTTCGTGATGCTGGGCGTCTCGTGGAACCTGCTCGCGGGGTACGCGGGACAGATTTCGCTGGGTCACGCCGCCTTTTTCGGCATGGGCGCGTTCGTCGCAGCGTGGCTGACGACGCCCTCCGCAGCGGGGTTCCCGGCGTCGATACAGCTACCGATACTGGTCGCGGTCGCGGTGGGCGGCGTGGCCGCCGCACTCATCGCGTTGGTCATCGGCCCCATCATCTTCCGTCTGAGCGGGCACTACTTCGCAATCGGGACCCTCGCGCTGGCGGCGGTCATCGAACTGGTGATGCTGGACCAGCGTGGTCTCACCGGCGGGTCGACCGGGTACTACGTACAGGGAGACCTCGCAATTAACGAGTTCGTCGGCCACGGGGACGTGATGTTCCTGTTGACGCTCGTCGCGACGGTCATCACCGTCGCTGTGACCTACCGCATCGTCCGTGGCGCGGGCGGACTGGGCATGAAAGCGATTCACGACGACGAGGAGGCCGCGAGCAGCCTCGGCGTCAACCCGCTAAAGTACAAGATGTACGCCTTCGTCGTCTCGTCGTTCTTCGCCGGACTCGCGGGCGGCCTTTACGGCCACTACACGCTGTACATCAACCCCGAGTCAACGCTCGCGGTGACGTGGACCATCGACTCGCTGGTCATCGTCATCCTCGGCGGGATGGGGACGTTCGCTGGCCCGCTTCTCGGCGCGGCCCTGTTCCTGCTCTTGGACACCGGGCTCGCCGCTATCGTCGGGAGCGTCGCCACGTCCATCGAGGGCGCGCTCATCATCCTGTTCATCATCTTCCTCCCACAGGGGCTGTACGGCCTCGCGGAGGACTACCTCATCACCGACATCGGTGGCGGTGGGGCGGCAACTTCCCCGCAGTCGGAGGAGTCGCGACCGGCGGCGGACGCGGTGCCCGACGAGGACTGA
- a CDS encoding SDR family oxidoreductase, with protein MDGTVCIVAGGGNGLGEAAARELAAHGARVVVNDLGTGVDGEGSDPSVAEGVAEDIRDDGGDATAHHGDVSDFEYAERLIGDTVTEYGRLDFVANFAGILRDGMSYKLDPEDWTAVVENNLTGQFAPLRAACEHWREMGEDGFDRQRSYLAVSAGAARGNLGQANYAAAKAGVLGMVRSVSTEMYRSDVRVNALVPNGYTRMTETVPEEHRPYTREEMPPEKVAPMVAYLASEAAEDVTGCTLYAGGDRVGVFSDPELQTVGVEPGGWTLDSLAEHFREDVAGDADLTRTDAHF; from the coding sequence ATGGACGGGACGGTCTGTATCGTCGCCGGCGGGGGTAACGGCCTCGGCGAGGCGGCGGCACGTGAACTCGCGGCCCACGGCGCTCGCGTCGTCGTCAACGACCTCGGGACGGGCGTCGACGGCGAGGGGAGCGACCCGTCGGTGGCCGAGGGCGTCGCCGAAGATATTCGCGACGACGGTGGCGATGCGACGGCCCACCACGGCGACGTGAGTGACTTCGAGTACGCGGAGCGACTAATCGGGGACACCGTCACAGAGTACGGCCGCCTCGACTTCGTCGCCAACTTCGCGGGCATCCTCCGTGACGGGATGAGCTACAAACTCGACCCCGAGGACTGGACGGCCGTCGTCGAGAACAACCTCACCGGCCAGTTCGCACCGCTCCGGGCGGCTTGCGAGCACTGGCGCGAGATGGGCGAGGACGGGTTCGACCGCCAGCGCTCGTACCTCGCGGTCAGCGCGGGCGCGGCGCGGGGCAACCTCGGGCAGGCCAACTACGCCGCCGCGAAGGCGGGGGTCCTGGGGATGGTCCGGTCGGTGTCGACGGAGATGTACCGCTCGGACGTGCGGGTGAACGCACTGGTCCCGAACGGCTACACCCGGATGACCGAGACGGTTCCCGAGGAGCATCGGCCGTACACCCGCGAGGAGATGCCCCCCGAGAAGGTCGCGCCGATGGTGGCCTACCTCGCGAGCGAGGCGGCCGAGGACGTGACCGGGTGCACCCTGTACGCGGGCGGGGACCGTGTGGGCGTCTTCTCGGACCCAGAACTGCAGACCGTCGGCGTCGAACCCGGCGGGTGGACGCTCGATTCGCTCGCCGAGCACTTCCGGGAGGACGTGGCGGGAGACGCCGACCTGACGCGGACGGACGCCCACTTCTGA